A genomic stretch from Larimichthys crocea isolate SSNF chromosome XXII, L_crocea_2.0, whole genome shotgun sequence includes:
- the mntb gene encoding LOW QUALITY PROTEIN: MAX network transcriptional repressor b (The sequence of the model RefSeq protein was modified relative to this genomic sequence to represent the inferred CDS: deleted 2 bases in 1 codon) has product MSIDTLLEAARYLEWQAQQQQITREEEQRKEKELINREAESRRVELVTSLSQPVRANHITWSDDTHRQQLHQPPAHPPPSLPPPQVPIAVIPMVPVVTATPSVPHLPLTTPIAAAATLKCSPPAKNAPPPPPPHAQQQQQQLQQQQQQQPASPHLLCAPQLIETGQQLVGAKPSQSQPQVQIQYPTSISTNGSGSQHALLPHQASPTSQPRPNGVTMEDMRGMEGKRRPGGAGTREVHNKLEKNRRAHLKECFETLKKNVPNVDEKKTSNLSVLRSALRYIQTLKRKEKEYEHEMERLAREKIATQQRLAELKNELSQCMDVIEIDRVLRQTIQPEDDQASTSTASEGEDNFEQDIEDDVPAPPPAATSIPKPTPPILQAQPLLTSHLSIQHTTLPLSGVLTTSSSSAHPQAIAPAPGLPPHPIQPPAMQVQPTVIAHAAVSHPSVIQAVNHGLPANHKHLTHIAPSPGPTSSTPQPIAAAPATTHQQLAAQPIGHITVHPVAHLGGPLPSHIPTLYPQGVSVSQPTMVGHITHTFTHHTLPHVQANPQANTNGAQVNSAAVMSQGSPSLGKPTAVLAPHPQLVGQAAVLNPVTMVTVPTFPVSTLKLA; this is encoded by the exons ATGAGCATCGATACGCTTCTGGAGGCGGCCAGATATCTGGAATGGCAAGCCCAGCAACAACAGATCACACGTG AGGAAGAGCAGCGCAAAGAGAAGGAGCTCATCAACAGGGAGGCAGAGTCAAGGCGCGTGGAACTTGTGACCTCACTGTCGCAGCCAGTCAGAGCCAACCACATCACCTGGAGCGATGACACTCACCGCCAGCAGCTGCATCAACCTCCTGCCCATCCGCCCCCCTCCCTCCCGCCTCCTCAAGTCCCCATTGCTGTCATCCCAATGGTCCCCGTTGTCACCGCGACACCCTCGGTCCCGCACCTCCCGCTTACCACACCAATCGCTGCAGCAGCGACACTCAAATGCTCCCCGCCAGCCAAgaacgcccccccccccccccccccccacgc gcagcagcagcagcagcagctgcagcagcagcagcagcagcagcctgcctCTCCTCACCTTTTGTGTGCCCCTCAGTTAATAGAGACCGGTCAGCAGCTTGTTGGTGCAAAGCCCAGTCAATCACAGCCTCAGGTTCAGATTCAGTACCCAACCTCGATCAGCACTAATGGCTCTGGTTCTCAACATGCACTGCTCCCCCATCAAGCTTCACCCACATCTCAGCCGCGGCCTAATGGGGTAACAATGGAGGACATGAGGGGGATGGAAGGGAAGAGGAGACCAGGAGG AGCGGGGACCAGAGAGGTGCACAACAAACTGGAGAAGAACAG GCGAGCGCACCTTAAAGAGTGTTTCGAGACGCTGAAGAAGAACGTTCCAAATGTTGACGAGAAGAAAACCTCCAACCTCAGTGTTCTCCGCAGCGCTCTGCGTTACATACAG ACtctgaagaggaaggagaaggagtaTGAGCACGAGATGGAGCGCTTGGCCAGAGAGAAGATTGCTACGCAGCAGCGGCTGGCCGAGCTGAAGAACGAGCTCAGCCAGTGCATGGACGTCATCGAGATCGACAGAGTCCTCCGACAGACCATCCAGCCAGAGGACGACCAAGCCTCCACGTCTACCGCCTCAG AAGGAGAAGACAACTTTGAGCAGGACATTGAAGATGAtgtccctgctcctcctcctgctgccacGTCCATCCCCAAACCGACACCCCCCATCTTACAAGCCCAGCCGCTCCTCACCTCTCACCTGTCAATCCAGCACACCACCCTGCCTCTCTCTGGTGTCCTGActacatcctcctcctcagctcacCCTCAAGCCATCGCCCCGGCCCCAGGTCTGCCCCCTCACCCCATCCAGCCCCCTGCTATGCAAGTCCAGCCCACGGTTATCGCTCATGCCGCTGTCTCCCACCCCTCAGTCATCCAGGCTGTCAATCACGGCCTGCCAGCCAATCACAAACACCTGACGCACATCGCCCCGTCACCTggccccacctcctccacccctcagCCAATTGCAGCGGCTCCAGCCACCACACACCAGCAGCTAGCCGCCCAGCCTATCGGACACATCACTGTCCACCCAGTGGCTCACCTGGGAGGTCCCTTGCCATCCCACATCCCGACTCTGTACCCGCAGGGCGTGTCTGTGTCACAGCCCACCATGGTGGGCCACATCACTCACACCTTCACCCATCACACCCTGCCGCATGTCCAGGCTAATCCTCAAGCTAACACTAACGGAGCCCAGGTGAACAGCGCAGCCGTGATGAGCCAGGGGAGCCCGTCGCTAGGGAAACCCACGGCAGTGCTGGCCCCCCACCCACAACTGGTCGGACAGGCTGCCGTCCTCAACCCTGTCACCATGGTTACAGTCCCAACCTTTCCTGTCAGCACACTCAAACTGGCCTGA